The genomic segment AGCGGGGCAAGGCCTGCGGTTGAAGCAATCAATCCCTTTGCGCCCATGCCGGCTTCCGTCAGTCCGAGGTGCAGCGCGTAATGGCACCGCGAAGCCAGATTCGTGTAGACGTCTATCAGGTCGCGTACGCCCGAGACCTTCGCCGACAAAATGATTTGATCGTCGCGCAATCCGTAGCGCTCGGCGGCCTTGGCCGAGTCGAGCGCACTCACCACCATCGCTTCCATCATCACGTCGCGCGCCGGCAGCGGGTTCGCCGACTTGGAGTTCGCATCCATCATGCGCGTGAGCAGAGCCTGGTCCAGCGAGCCCCAGTTCACGCCGATGCGGACCGGCTTCTGGTTCTCGACCGCGCACTCCACCATCGTGCGGAAGTTGTCGTCGTCCTTGCGCCCGATCGAAACGTTGCCCGGATTGATGCGGTACTTGGCCAGCGCGCGGGCGGTAGCGGGATACTTCTTCAGCAGGAGATGGCCGTTGTAATGGAAGTCGCCGACGATGGGGACCGTGATGCCGCGCTTGTCGAGCCCTTCCACAACGTGGGGAACGGCCTCGGCGGCCTGTTCATTATTGACCGTGACGCGGACAATCTCGGAGCCCGCAAGGGCGAGGGCGGCGACCTGGTCGATGGTGCTCTGAACGTCGGCAGTGTCGGTGTTGGTCATCGACTGCACGACGACGGGGACCTCCCAGCCGACCCGGATCTGGCCGATGCGGACCGTGGGAGTCTTTCTCCGCTGAATCTCTGGCATAGAAACCTCAATTCCAGTTTACTAGGAACGCTGTTTCTAGTGGTCAGTAGGTCGCGACGAATGCGTGGATAGGCCCGCGACTCAGGCGGTTCAATTCTTTGCAGATGAACCAGATGCGGCTCACGGAACGAGGATGATCTTGCCTCCCACGCCGCATTTCTCGGCAAGCTGGTGTGCCTCCTGTATGTGGCTCAAGGGCATGGTTCGCGCAATCGGGATGGAAAACTCCTTGCGCGCCACGTCCTCAGCGAGCTGATAGAGCCGCGAGGCGTCGGGAGCGGCCATGAAGGCTTGGAAGCGAATGTCGAACTTGTCCGCGTTTTCCGGCTTTCCCAACACTGATCCCAGCACTCCGCCACTGCGGATAGCCCTTAGCAGGCGGCGAATAGTCGGGCCGCCGACAGTATCGGCGATCGCGTCGAGGTCCATCAGGCCCTCAATCTCGTTTTCATCATCGATGGCTACAGCGCCGTCGGATCCGAGGGCGGCGGCCTGGTCGCGTTCGGAGGCGCGAACTCCCGCCAGAACGCGCAGGCGATGCTTTCGGGCGACGTGCACCGCGGTTCGTCCCACGCCACCTAGAGCGCCGGTCACAAGCACAGTTT from the Occallatibacter riparius genome contains:
- the ispG gene encoding flavodoxin-dependent (E)-4-hydroxy-3-methylbut-2-enyl-diphosphate synthase yields the protein MPEIQRRKTPTVRIGQIRVGWEVPVVVQSMTNTDTADVQSTIDQVAALALAGSEIVRVTVNNEQAAEAVPHVVEGLDKRGITVPIVGDFHYNGHLLLKKYPATARALAKYRINPGNVSIGRKDDDNFRTMVECAVENQKPVRIGVNWGSLDQALLTRMMDANSKSANPLPARDVMMEAMVVSALDSAKAAERYGLRDDQIILSAKVSGVRDLIDVYTNLASRCHYALHLGLTEAGMGAKGLIASTAGLAPLLLAGIGDTIRVSLTPKPGGDRTEEVLAAQQILQSLQIRSFMPQVTSCPGCGRTTSTYFQELAEQIQNYLRTSMPEWRKTYPGVEELKVAVMGCVVNGPGESKHANLGISLPGTFEEPKAPVYVDGKLLKTLHGDTIVAEFKEILDNYVVSHYGKKQEELVGA
- a CDS encoding NADP-dependent oxidoreductase, with amino-acid sequence MKAVLLYEYGGPEQLRFEDTDVPDFGENEVLVRVRATSINPVDWKIRSGAAKARMPVDFPAILGRDLAGEVVASGRNVTGFPKGMRVMALANGTYAECTVAKADVLAPIPDSLSFEEAAALPLVTTTGAQLIERAVKAAPGETVLVTGALGGVGRTAVHVARKHRLRVLAGVRASERDQAAALGSDGAVAIDDENEIEGLMDLDAIADTVGGPTIRRLLRAIRSGGVLGSVLGKPENADKFDIRFQAFMAAPDASRLYQLAEDVARKEFSIPIARTMPLSHIQEAHQLAEKCGVGGKIILVP